The proteins below are encoded in one region of Bacillus vallismortis:
- a CDS encoding LacI family DNA-binding transcriptional regulator: MPTIDEIAKLCNVSKTTVSRVLNNHPYVSKEKRDMILKTINELDYTPNYLARNFRRNKTQTIALSVPSIDHPFFTQLIKGVSHEALSKHYKVIVFQTFYDQQTELELLELLKHKEVDGIILGTLENEWEKISPFLKYGPILLCNEYHHSADITIIGYDEFEAAYMGVAHLIERGHKKIGFCFDTPYSEAQRQRKEGYLKALQDYNLHHKNEWIFGELFNIEDGFRVFDKIKDLKDRPSAIFTGNDQVAAGIIKQAIKSGFHVPEDLAVIGFDNQLICQVVTPTITTIDIPIIELGQQAVLKLIENISGNTSLNRKIIKLPTKLMIREST; encoded by the coding sequence ATGCCTACAATCGATGAGATAGCAAAATTGTGCAATGTGTCTAAAACCACAGTATCTAGAGTATTGAATAATCATCCTTATGTGTCGAAAGAAAAAAGAGACATGATCTTAAAAACGATTAACGAACTTGACTACACGCCCAATTATTTAGCACGGAATTTCAGAAGAAATAAGACGCAAACGATCGCTTTATCGGTTCCGAGTATCGACCATCCATTTTTCACTCAATTAATAAAAGGGGTCTCTCATGAAGCGCTGTCTAAACATTACAAGGTCATTGTATTTCAAACCTTTTATGACCAACAGACAGAACTAGAGCTATTAGAGTTATTGAAACACAAAGAAGTTGACGGTATTATTCTTGGAACGTTAGAAAATGAATGGGAGAAGATTTCCCCTTTCCTGAAGTATGGGCCTATCTTATTATGTAATGAGTATCATCACTCCGCGGACATAACGATCATTGGGTATGATGAATTTGAAGCCGCATACATGGGAGTAGCACATTTAATTGAAAGAGGACATAAAAAAATTGGATTTTGTTTTGATACTCCATATAGCGAAGCTCAACGTCAGAGGAAAGAGGGTTATTTGAAAGCTCTACAAGATTACAATTTACATCATAAAAATGAATGGATATTCGGCGAATTGTTTAATATCGAGGATGGCTTTCGCGTTTTTGATAAGATAAAAGATTTAAAAGACAGGCCCTCAGCAATATTTACAGGGAATGATCAAGTCGCCGCAGGGATTATTAAACAGGCGATAAAAAGCGGCTTTCATGTCCCAGAAGACTTAGCTGTCATTGGTTTTGACAACCAACTGATCTGCCAAGTCGTCACTCCGACCATAACTACGATTGATATTCCGATAATAGAATTAGGTCAACAGGCTGTGTTGAAACTCATCGAGAATATTTCGGGTAACACTTCTTTAAACAGAAAAATTATTAAACTACCAACAAAACTTATGATCAGAGAGTCAACTTAA
- a CDS encoding DegT/DnrJ/EryC1/StrS family aminotransferase, whose product MQKQVKVTGKSKENMLLLKHLKGDVQGKELVIEDSIVNERWRHVLKENTDIENDLFNYQKHREIRNVPFLPVDRLITNDEVDDILKTLTKVLPTGKFTSGSYVDQFEKVLSTYLHKRYVIATSSGTDAIMIGLLALGLNRGDEVIMPANSFSATENAVLALGGVPVYADINPQTFCIDPNKIEEAITPYTKFILPVHLYGKHSEMEHIRQIANRYQLKVIEDACQGIGLTDLGKYADITTLSFNPYKNVGVCGKAGAIATDNEELAEKCIQFSYHGFEVNVKNKKAINFGFNSKMDNIQAAIGLERIKYLSLNNFKRLFLADRYMTQLAELQNKGLIELPELSEDHVWHLFPIKVRTEDRTNIMTTLNDDFGVQTDVYYPVLSHMQKTPLVQDKYAKLQLVHTEKAHRQVLHLPLYPSFTLEEQDRVLEGLFDVIKQEIGV is encoded by the coding sequence ATGCAAAAACAGGTTAAAGTTACAGGTAAAAGTAAAGAAAACATGTTGCTGCTAAAACATTTAAAAGGTGACGTGCAAGGAAAAGAACTTGTTATTGAAGACAGTATTGTAAACGAGCGCTGGAGACACGTATTAAAAGAAAATACAGATATTGAAAATGATCTTTTCAACTACCAAAAACATCGTGAAATAAGAAATGTCCCTTTTTTGCCTGTTGATAGATTAATAACCAATGATGAAGTGGATGATATTTTAAAAACGTTAACTAAAGTTTTGCCAACTGGAAAATTTACAAGTGGTTCCTATGTAGACCAATTCGAAAAGGTTTTATCTACATATTTACATAAAAGGTATGTAATTGCAACTAGCAGCGGAACCGATGCGATCATGATAGGATTATTGGCTTTAGGGTTAAACCGGGGGGATGAAGTAATCATGCCGGCTAATAGCTTTTCAGCTACTGAAAATGCTGTATTAGCTTTGGGAGGCGTTCCTGTCTATGCGGATATTAACCCGCAAACATTCTGCATCGATCCTAACAAAATTGAGGAAGCAATAACTCCTTATACAAAGTTTATTCTGCCTGTGCACTTATACGGAAAACATTCAGAAATGGAGCATATCCGTCAAATAGCAAATCGTTATCAATTGAAAGTTATTGAGGATGCTTGCCAAGGGATTGGACTGACAGACTTAGGAAAGTATGCAGACATTACTACATTAAGCTTTAATCCATATAAGAATGTTGGTGTATGTGGCAAGGCTGGGGCGATAGCGACTGATAATGAAGAGCTCGCTGAAAAATGCATTCAATTTAGTTATCATGGTTTTGAAGTAAATGTGAAAAATAAGAAAGCCATCAATTTTGGTTTTAATTCAAAAATGGACAATATACAGGCAGCGATTGGTTTAGAGAGAATAAAGTATCTCTCATTAAACAACTTCAAAAGACTATTCTTGGCGGATAGATACATGACTCAATTAGCAGAATTACAGAATAAAGGCCTTATTGAATTGCCCGAATTAAGTGAAGATCATGTGTGGCATCTGTTTCCTATAAAGGTAAGAACAGAAGATAGGACAAACATTATGACTACATTAAATGATGATTTTGGTGTTCAAACAGATGTGTATTATCCAGTACTGTCTCATATGCAAAAAACTCCTTTAGTGCAGGACAAGTATGCAAAACTCCAATTGGTTCATACGGAAAAGGCTCATCGTCAGGTACTGCACTTGCCTTTATATCCGTCATTTACATTAGAAGAACAAGACAGAGTGTTGGAGGGACTGTTTGATGTTATTAAGCAAGAAATCGGAGTATAA
- a CDS encoding HAD-IIB family hydrolase: MLLSKKSEYKTLSKVEHPKYIVFCDFDETYFPHTIDEQKQQHIYELEDYLEQKSKDGELLIGWVTGSSIESILDKMGRGKFRYFPHFIASDLGTEITYFSEHNFGQQDNEWNSRINESFSKEKIEMLVKQLRENENIFLDPQTQLGKSRYKHNFYYQEQDEINDKKNLSAIEKICEEYGVSVNINRCNPLAGDPEGSYDVDFIPMRTGKHEIVKFMLEKYNLNAENAIAFGDSGNDVRMLQAVGNGYLLKNATQEAKNLHHLISDSEYSKGITNTLKKLIG, encoded by the coding sequence ATGTTATTAAGCAAGAAATCGGAGTATAAAACGTTATCCAAGGTTGAACATCCTAAGTACATTGTTTTTTGTGATTTTGATGAAACGTATTTTCCGCATACAATCGATGAACAGAAACAACAACACATATATGAACTCGAAGACTATCTAGAACAAAAAAGCAAAGATGGAGAACTGTTAATCGGATGGGTTACTGGGAGTAGTATAGAGTCTATTCTCGATAAAATGGGACGGGGAAAATTTAGATATTTCCCGCATTTTATAGCTAGTGATCTGGGTACAGAAATTACGTACTTTTCAGAGCATAACTTCGGACAGCAAGATAATGAGTGGAACAGTCGTATAAATGAATCGTTTAGTAAAGAAAAGATTGAGATGCTTGTGAAACAGTTACGTGAAAATGAGAACATTTTTTTGGATCCACAAACTCAATTAGGAAAGTCACGGTATAAGCATAATTTTTATTATCAGGAACAAGATGAAATAAACGACAAGAAAAACCTGTCGGCCATTGAAAAGATCTGCGAGGAATACGGTGTTTCAGTTAATATAAATCGGTGTAATCCCTTAGCAGGTGATCCTGAAGGCAGCTATGATGTAGATTTTATACCCATGAGAACAGGAAAACACGAGATTGTAAAGTTTATGTTAGAGAAATACAACCTAAATGCCGAAAATGCGATCGCATTTGGAGATAGTGGAAATGACGTTCGTATGCTACAGGCGGTAGGGAATGGCTATCTCTTAAAGAATGCAACACAAGAAGCCAAAAACTTGCACCACCTTATATCTGATAGTGAGTACTCAAAAGGCATTACAAATACCTTGAAAAAATTAATTGGATAA